The following are encoded in a window of Actinomyces oris genomic DNA:
- a CDS encoding excalibur calcium-binding domain-containing protein, whose protein sequence is MSSSTLQHRGLLRSAAPVLLALVLGVGIAGCDDVSSASNDAASSAASAESQQDAAGGDSAGSEEAPAEESGDEPAAEPTEDSSGWSGWLGGSDSGEGSESGADSESESQKKSESAPEPQKEFYANCKEAKAAGAAPMYKGDPGYRPELDRDGDGSACDKNG, encoded by the coding sequence GTGTCTTCGTCGACGCTGCAGCACCGAGGGCTGCTGAGGTCGGCGGCGCCCGTCCTCCTCGCCCTGGTTCTTGGCGTTGGAATCGCCGGCTGCGACGACGTGTCCAGTGCCAGCAATGATGCTGCGTCATCTGCTGCTTCGGCGGAGTCCCAGCAGGATGCCGCTGGTGGTGACTCCGCCGGCTCCGAGGAGGCACCGGCCGAAGAGTCCGGTGATGAGCCTGCCGCGGAGCCGACGGAGGACTCGTCCGGTTGGAGTGGCTGGCTTGGCGGCTCGGACTCGGGGGAGGGCTCCGAGTCAGGGGCGGACTCCGAGTCGGAGTCTCAGAAGAAGTCGGAGTCGGCACCCGAGCCTCAGAAGGAGTTCTACGCCAACTGCAAGGAGGCCAAGGCGGCTGGGGCTGCGCCGATGTACAAGGGTGACCCTGGCTACCGTCCTGAGTTGGACAGAGATGGGGATGGTTCTGCCTGTGACAAGAATGGGTAA
- a CDS encoding excalibur calcium-binding domain-containing protein, with product MHRGDPGYREELDRDGDGVACEIK from the coding sequence TTGCATCGGGGCGATCCTGGATACCGTGAAGAGCTGGATCGGGACGGGGACGGCGTCGCCTGCGAGATCAAGTAG
- a CDS encoding very short patch repair endonuclease, with amino-acid sequence MQPALSDDGSSDPLHAPEPARDKPADPKVSARYSNLSRRDTSPEMELRRALWRIGLRYRVQYKVPGIPRRKVDIAFPGKKVAVQVDGCFWHGCPEHGTMPGRNSEWWRWKIARNQARDRDTDEKLNALGWTVIHIWEHEDSDGAAEFVARTVTAATKGHQRATEARTE; translated from the coding sequence ATGCAGCCTGCGCTATCGGATGATGGCTCGTCCGACCCGCTGCACGCTCCCGAACCAGCACGCGACAAGCCCGCCGATCCGAAGGTGAGCGCTCGCTACTCCAACCTGTCACGGCGTGACACCTCCCCAGAGATGGAACTGCGGCGAGCGCTGTGGCGGATAGGACTGCGGTATCGGGTGCAGTACAAGGTCCCGGGGATTCCACGTCGCAAGGTCGACATTGCCTTCCCCGGGAAGAAAGTGGCGGTGCAGGTCGACGGCTGCTTCTGGCACGGCTGCCCTGAGCACGGGACCATGCCCGGCCGGAACTCCGAGTGGTGGAGGTGGAAGATCGCGAGGAACCAGGCCCGTGACCGTGACACCGATGAGAAACTCAACGCCCTTGGATGGACGGTCATCCATATCTGGGAGCACGAGGACTCTGACGGTGCAGCAGAGTTCGTAGCCCGCACAGTCACCGCAGCGACCAAGGGCCACCAGAGAGCCACCGAAGCCCGGACCGAGTAG
- the dcm gene encoding DNA (cytosine-5-)-methyltransferase, with protein sequence MPTIPFYYVDLFAGIGGFHAALSGMGGQCTYAVEIDKDAARIYEQNWGVGALGDITVDAGEHGVSERIQPHDILAAGFPCQPFSKSGAQAGMLDEVRGTLYFNILKIVQERHPTVLLLENVRNLAGPRHAHEWEVIVESLREEGYRVADTPAILSPHQLGPERGGRPQVRERVFITATYDPNGIGSTEPQPVARPRELYADVPVDWQIDDYLLADVEGYDLSDAEKDCICAWDDWVQRFRHHNPGKKLPGFPIWVDAWQTIEDLEIQIESGELDDVPAWKMNFLHKNAQLFTDNAAWCRAWMTTSGVKNFPPSRRKLEWQAQDIESLWDCLMHFRPSGLRAKPPTYVPALVAITQTSIVGKKRRRLAPREAARLQGFPDEFSFAGQPDAKTYKQLGNGVNVGVVWNVLKMHCDRDRRILESTASGRRILNAVDAAPASPDEAVRKLLTR encoded by the coding sequence GTGCCTACCATCCCTTTCTACTACGTTGACCTGTTCGCGGGTATCGGGGGTTTCCACGCGGCCCTGTCTGGGATGGGCGGCCAATGCACCTACGCGGTAGAAATCGACAAGGACGCCGCCCGCATCTACGAGCAGAACTGGGGTGTCGGCGCCCTCGGCGACATCACAGTTGATGCGGGCGAACACGGTGTTTCCGAGAGGATCCAGCCCCACGACATCCTCGCCGCCGGGTTCCCATGTCAGCCCTTCTCTAAGTCCGGTGCCCAGGCCGGGATGCTGGACGAGGTACGGGGCACGCTCTACTTCAACATCCTCAAGATCGTTCAGGAGCGTCACCCCACGGTGCTTCTCCTCGAGAACGTTCGGAATCTCGCCGGGCCGCGCCACGCCCACGAGTGGGAGGTCATCGTCGAGTCCCTGAGGGAGGAGGGGTATCGCGTCGCAGATACCCCCGCCATCCTCTCGCCACATCAGCTCGGACCAGAGCGGGGAGGGCGGCCCCAGGTCAGGGAGCGAGTCTTCATCACCGCCACCTACGACCCTAACGGCATCGGGTCAACGGAACCCCAGCCTGTGGCGAGGCCTAGAGAGCTGTACGCGGATGTGCCAGTCGACTGGCAGATAGATGACTACCTGCTCGCTGACGTCGAGGGCTACGACCTGTCGGATGCCGAGAAGGACTGCATCTGTGCCTGGGACGACTGGGTGCAGCGGTTTCGCCACCACAATCCGGGAAAGAAACTGCCTGGGTTCCCCATCTGGGTCGATGCCTGGCAGACGATCGAGGACCTGGAGATCCAGATCGAGTCAGGAGAGCTCGACGACGTTCCCGCCTGGAAGATGAACTTCCTGCACAAGAACGCGCAGCTCTTCACTGACAACGCGGCCTGGTGCCGGGCGTGGATGACCACCTCTGGCGTGAAGAACTTCCCGCCGTCGCGCCGTAAGCTCGAGTGGCAGGCACAGGACATCGAGTCCCTCTGGGACTGTCTCATGCACTTCCGTCCGTCCGGCCTGCGCGCGAAGCCGCCCACCTACGTTCCCGCACTTGTCGCCATCACACAAACCAGCATCGTCGGTAAGAAACGTCGCAGGCTGGCACCTCGGGAGGCCGCCCGCCTTCAGGGGTTTCCCGATGAGTTCTCCTTTGCAGGCCAACCCGACGCCAAGACCTACAAGCAGCTGGGGAACGGCGTCAACGTAGGCGTGGTCTGGAACGTACTCAAGATGCACTGTGACCGCGATCGCCGCATCCTCGAGTCGACAGCGTCCGGCCGCCGTATCCTCAATGCGGTAGACGCCGCTCCAGCAAGTCCTGATGAGGCGGTCCGCAAGCTACTGACGAGGTGA
- a CDS encoding DUF262 domain-containing protein — MDVDESMSSTKLSGYQSAASKANAVARMYFLGNQPAEPLGPGSKEKKSALVSMGRFVGLELDDVAGKGECGRLIAERLQVTWGADCVSSGDTVTLKGLNLLIDSAVKLQLKSGRRPWRAFVRDIMALNPAPKWNDIEETSMQEAISELEVDILEQIKGLMQPGLTPKGVEVTSGTDSVSVAEMTEGSWRSLLVDVQGWLHLPEEIDTTSTEAADRSLAKLLGLKNPENASTEELLTTLLNRLEKANELREEFIDALEDETEGTVTLATASAEWVEKWEDVEDSQEVETSGPIIAEASVWPITEFREHANEEDLNLSPSYQRADVWPTGDAQLLIESILRGIPLPSVILLKTNDSEGDHFEIIDGKQRLTSILRFTASHPRALDNVRAKAKKWGVDEDDLIDCFQSDYANSFKKQWRSHETTRLTTAVERAMYFPFPLRKGSRSTLMGELEQVQGRYYSEIRMLTIPVADETKKVRDLFERQSKYRIPVIIYSEASSKQIHEVFSLYNRQGKRLNAEEIRNAAYHELDFMRALLVTSGDADEPEKVAPFLMESWEQISSTGEALGDANGTYAMKTAGYKRTKALSWVVAALLVEDGGIGGRSTANQINALLKRIQENPSDPLRDRHRILKVMEMLDGAIDAHQILPDETWSAPFKTSSRWQELQLVSSFIALAAAYSVRKDKLEDDVDDAVYAIQEASKAWKRPSKTQSRQQWQFIGKVVKEFLEVLDISVEEADDTIRRTYGTSGLAELAYLSCEENR, encoded by the coding sequence ATGGATGTTGATGAGTCTATGAGCAGTACTAAGTTATCCGGCTACCAAAGTGCTGCGAGCAAAGCTAATGCTGTCGCAAGGATGTACTTTCTTGGGAATCAGCCGGCTGAGCCGCTGGGCCCTGGAAGCAAGGAAAAGAAATCGGCGCTAGTGTCAATGGGGCGATTCGTTGGCCTTGAACTCGACGATGTTGCCGGGAAAGGCGAATGCGGACGACTCATCGCTGAACGACTGCAAGTTACCTGGGGCGCGGACTGTGTGTCCTCGGGTGACACGGTGACATTAAAAGGACTGAATCTACTAATTGATTCCGCTGTGAAGTTACAGTTGAAATCGGGTAGGCGACCGTGGCGGGCCTTTGTGCGCGACATCATGGCCTTGAATCCGGCACCAAAATGGAACGACATTGAGGAGACGAGCATGCAAGAAGCAATCTCAGAATTGGAAGTAGACATTCTTGAACAAATTAAGGGGTTGATGCAACCTGGGCTAACCCCAAAGGGAGTGGAGGTAACCAGCGGCACAGATTCCGTTTCAGTCGCTGAAATGACAGAAGGATCTTGGCGCAGTCTTCTTGTCGATGTGCAGGGGTGGCTACATCTTCCTGAAGAGATCGACACAACTTCGACAGAGGCTGCGGATCGGTCATTGGCAAAACTGCTTGGACTGAAGAATCCAGAAAACGCGTCCACTGAAGAGCTTCTGACGACACTACTGAATAGACTAGAGAAGGCAAACGAATTACGTGAGGAGTTCATCGACGCCCTAGAAGACGAGACCGAAGGCACTGTTACGTTGGCGACAGCTTCGGCTGAATGGGTTGAAAAATGGGAAGACGTCGAAGACTCACAAGAAGTAGAGACTAGCGGACCTATTATAGCCGAAGCCAGCGTCTGGCCTATTACGGAATTTCGTGAGCATGCAAATGAGGAAGACCTCAACCTATCCCCCTCTTACCAAAGAGCAGATGTTTGGCCGACAGGAGACGCACAGCTACTTATTGAGTCTATTCTCAGAGGAATCCCACTTCCATCTGTAATCTTGCTGAAAACAAATGATAGTGAGGGGGATCACTTCGAGATCATTGATGGAAAGCAACGCTTGACCTCCATCCTTAGATTCACGGCTTCACACCCACGAGCCCTGGACAACGTTAGAGCCAAAGCCAAGAAGTGGGGAGTCGACGAAGATGATCTCATCGATTGTTTCCAAAGCGATTACGCCAACAGTTTCAAAAAGCAATGGCGTTCTCATGAAACAACGAGACTGACTACAGCGGTTGAGCGGGCTATGTACTTCCCATTTCCTCTCAGAAAGGGAAGCAGATCTACGTTGATGGGTGAACTAGAGCAGGTACAGGGGAGATACTACTCAGAAATTCGAATGCTGACAATTCCGGTTGCGGACGAAACTAAAAAGGTCAGAGACCTTTTCGAAAGGCAGTCCAAGTACCGCATCCCCGTAATTATCTACAGCGAAGCATCCAGCAAGCAAATCCATGAGGTGTTCAGTCTATACAATCGGCAGGGTAAACGTCTCAACGCCGAAGAGATTCGGAATGCTGCGTATCATGAGCTAGATTTCATGCGAGCACTGCTGGTAACGAGCGGAGATGCTGATGAACCTGAAAAGGTCGCCCCATTCCTCATGGAGTCATGGGAACAAATTTCTTCGACAGGTGAAGCGTTGGGAGACGCCAACGGAACTTATGCAATGAAAACCGCGGGATACAAACGTACCAAAGCGTTGTCCTGGGTTGTTGCTGCACTTCTTGTCGAAGATGGAGGCATAGGAGGAAGATCGACGGCGAACCAAATTAACGCACTTCTTAAACGAATTCAGGAAAATCCAAGTGATCCTCTGAGAGACCGGCACCGTATTCTTAAGGTCATGGAGATGCTCGATGGCGCGATTGATGCTCACCAGATCCTTCCCGACGAAACGTGGAGTGCCCCGTTTAAAACCAGCAGCAGGTGGCAAGAGTTGCAGTTGGTTTCTTCATTCATCGCTCTAGCTGCCGCCTATAGTGTGCGTAAAGACAAGTTGGAGGATGATGTCGATGATGCTGTGTACGCGATTCAGGAGGCTTCTAAAGCATGGAAGCGACCCAGCAAAACTCAGTCTCGACAGCAGTGGCAGTTCATCGGGAAGGTTGTAAAAGAATTCCTTGAGGTTCTAGATATCTCTGTGGAAGAGGCCGACGATACTATACGGCGAACCTATGGAACATCTGGACTTGCAGAACTGGCATACTTGAGTTGCGAAGAGAATCGGTGA
- a CDS encoding Z1 domain-containing protein, translating to MFIPSMRSGGERYAVKGAYAINEKRAERAFRKRTPIVFVAMKEVNHLASVSRILSNNVFPAAAKCGVDVNLVVIDDEADDASIADDQVKPDGDSFQEIKRIPFGILDLWADSAVPTRTKAGHVYSTYIAYTATPQANFLQNSENPLVPKDFVAALRTPGASGMLCPREITYDGGNVRNWYIGADVFYGPLADCFCRLIDESIPPDDNENAAADVGRKNGSASITIECVDEELLKRGLRAYIIAAAISTIRSGKLGPSTAAGMTFSSVSEVKNKVAPVTSMLIHPSADLDDHFSVKDAITYWWDGEGGKTGEGVISDLESLRQAWINQYEEYRISASKIAKEYADRFDIVDLPTWSEVEEVIRREIVPCTRIDVINSRPDSDERPQFDPRADSCGVWRPPVNQSSIFISGNVMSRGLTLEGLLTTVFLRSSNSPVADTQMQMQRWFGYRGRALDLCRVYLTEEQLNLFSEYAEADRVLRQQVILAMRADESRLPGVVVLQGRSFRPTSKVSSLTTSTLSPGRRPVVRYMNHPTDDIENQCLVRDLFLAEDAGVVGVPGGLVTSASYSLMTVADVLDNLRYKFHGQEADEVGKWSAAAGLVGIHPTESCYVPLYRAPAVNETKVYLGGRSPYSLAAYLRLWAASIGRKVDGLMTDETPPQRWNLKYSASREMQQPRFRFGLRYGSGASINAGPLFKLSTSYGVPVKPMRRRVSGCELEAEWGARRAVEYGYAGDDVFDAIVLDEPVRRLEDGTRCEGELGLVLFQLIDRGKGEVSLSVGMSIPAGGPDYVRAANNRNRR from the coding sequence GTGTTTATCCCATCTATGCGTTCAGGAGGTGAACGCTATGCCGTCAAGGGCGCCTACGCCATTAACGAAAAACGGGCAGAACGAGCATTTCGGAAAAGAACACCCATTGTGTTTGTTGCGATGAAAGAGGTCAACCATCTTGCCTCGGTGAGTCGTATTCTTAGCAACAACGTATTCCCTGCTGCTGCCAAATGCGGTGTAGACGTCAATCTGGTCGTTATTGACGATGAGGCGGATGACGCTTCCATAGCCGACGACCAGGTGAAACCTGATGGTGATTCGTTCCAAGAAATCAAGAGAATTCCGTTCGGGATTCTCGATCTTTGGGCAGATAGTGCGGTGCCAACGAGAACCAAAGCAGGACATGTCTATTCTACGTACATTGCCTACACGGCGACGCCCCAGGCAAACTTTCTTCAGAACAGCGAGAATCCGTTGGTTCCGAAAGACTTTGTTGCGGCGCTACGCACACCCGGTGCGTCCGGAATGTTGTGTCCCCGGGAGATCACGTACGATGGAGGAAATGTAAGGAACTGGTATATCGGGGCAGATGTCTTCTATGGTCCTCTCGCAGACTGTTTCTGCAGACTGATTGATGAATCTATTCCGCCCGATGATAACGAGAATGCGGCTGCAGACGTAGGTAGAAAAAATGGGTCAGCGTCTATCACCATAGAGTGCGTTGACGAAGAGCTACTCAAACGGGGACTGCGGGCCTACATCATAGCCGCAGCAATATCGACGATTCGGTCAGGAAAGTTGGGCCCGAGTACTGCCGCCGGTATGACATTCAGTTCGGTCAGTGAGGTTAAAAATAAAGTGGCCCCTGTTACATCGATGCTGATCCACCCCTCAGCCGACCTAGACGATCACTTTAGCGTAAAGGACGCAATCACCTACTGGTGGGATGGGGAAGGAGGAAAGACCGGTGAAGGAGTGATTAGTGATCTTGAATCTCTACGGCAGGCTTGGATAAATCAGTATGAGGAGTATCGTATCTCGGCCTCGAAAATTGCGAAAGAGTATGCCGATAGGTTCGATATTGTTGATTTACCAACTTGGAGCGAAGTCGAAGAGGTGATAAGGCGAGAAATCGTTCCGTGCACTAGGATTGACGTCATCAATAGTCGTCCGGATTCAGATGAACGACCGCAGTTCGATCCACGAGCGGACAGCTGTGGAGTTTGGCGTCCTCCGGTCAACCAGTCATCTATTTTTATTTCTGGTAACGTGATGTCTCGCGGTCTGACTTTGGAAGGTCTGCTTACGACGGTGTTTCTCCGGTCATCGAATAGCCCGGTCGCCGACACCCAGATGCAGATGCAGAGGTGGTTCGGGTATCGGGGAAGGGCGTTAGATCTTTGTCGCGTGTACCTTACCGAAGAACAATTGAATTTGTTCTCGGAGTATGCTGAGGCTGATCGAGTTCTCCGTCAACAGGTAATTTTAGCGATGCGTGCCGATGAATCTCGGCTTCCGGGTGTGGTGGTCCTTCAAGGACGAAGTTTTCGTCCTACCAGCAAGGTGTCGTCCTTGACGACCAGTACGCTCTCGCCGGGACGCAGACCCGTCGTGCGGTATATGAATCATCCAACCGACGACATTGAGAATCAGTGCCTTGTGAGAGATTTATTCTTAGCGGAAGACGCAGGTGTCGTGGGTGTCCCAGGTGGGCTGGTGACATCTGCGAGTTATTCGCTTATGACTGTGGCTGATGTACTTGACAACTTGAGATACAAGTTTCACGGCCAGGAGGCAGATGAAGTTGGAAAATGGAGTGCTGCTGCGGGACTAGTCGGTATCCATCCAACCGAATCCTGCTACGTCCCCTTGTATCGTGCTCCGGCAGTCAACGAAACTAAGGTTTACCTAGGAGGTAGGTCGCCGTACTCGTTGGCTGCCTACCTAAGACTGTGGGCTGCCAGCATTGGACGGAAAGTAGACGGACTCATGACTGACGAGACTCCGCCTCAGCGATGGAACCTTAAGTACTCTGCCTCAAGGGAAATGCAACAGCCTAGATTTCGGTTTGGCCTGAGGTATGGCTCGGGCGCGTCTATAAATGCGGGCCCGCTCTTCAAGTTGTCGACAAGCTATGGCGTACCGGTCAAACCGATGCGAAGGAGGGTCTCTGGCTGTGAATTGGAAGCAGAGTGGGGGGCTAGGCGTGCAGTTGAGTATGGATATGCCGGAGACGATGTATTTGATGCAATCGTATTGGATGAGCCTGTCAGAAGGCTCGAAGATGGGACTCGTTGCGAGGGAGAACTAGGCCTCGTACTTTTCCAGTTGATTGATCGAGGTAAGGGTGAGGTTTCGTTGTCGGTAGGTATGAGCATTCCGGCGGGCGGACCCGACTATGTGCGTGCGGCTAACAATAGAAATCGGAGATAG
- a CDS encoding PD-(D/E)XK motif protein, with amino-acid sequence MCGDIDGAATFEVLRKAVSKSRRAQGRDQRYVHWVGDSRKLAYARDHRGRLELFISEDSLESHVDSVARRLDLNVWRSDRGGVLRANRIVFPAGDHVDALFTAILVELLIQGIHVDAQKAFSATERLIALAFKSEDRRVNALTGLAAELSLLEGLVRSRRFSDDEIGHVWTGHSQSSRDFVLGDVGVEVKATTQGVSRHHIQGWYQVESGVSVGDDAFESRLFLLSVGIHWLPVGVEGRTVEGVLMGMRSELSDHVWQGLVQSACRYCGENYVFDVTGLKSEEAFRRPFQVGFVRMYDMSHDRIDLLHSADVHKHAHVVGDSVSFDIVLPEFIDGTNPISGWSAVLGALTDSRE; translated from the coding sequence ATGTGTGGTGATATTGATGGCGCTGCTACGTTTGAGGTGTTAAGGAAAGCAGTTTCCAAGTCTCGGCGTGCTCAAGGGAGAGATCAACGTTATGTGCATTGGGTTGGTGATAGCCGTAAGCTTGCGTATGCTCGCGATCATCGCGGCCGATTGGAACTGTTCATCTCTGAAGATTCGTTGGAATCTCACGTAGACTCTGTTGCTCGACGACTGGACTTGAATGTCTGGAGAAGCGATCGCGGTGGGGTTTTGCGTGCGAATCGAATCGTGTTTCCAGCTGGGGACCACGTGGACGCGCTGTTTACCGCAATTTTGGTCGAACTTTTAATTCAGGGTATTCATGTAGATGCCCAGAAGGCATTTTCAGCCACGGAGCGCCTTATTGCATTAGCATTTAAAAGCGAGGACAGAAGGGTGAATGCTCTCACAGGTCTTGCCGCTGAACTTTCGTTACTGGAGGGCCTGGTCAGGTCGCGGCGTTTTTCGGACGACGAGATTGGTCATGTGTGGACAGGTCACTCCCAATCCAGTAGAGATTTTGTTCTTGGTGACGTTGGCGTGGAAGTTAAGGCCACGACGCAAGGGGTCAGTCGGCACCACATCCAGGGGTGGTATCAAGTAGAGTCAGGGGTCTCTGTGGGCGATGATGCGTTCGAGTCACGTCTTTTCCTGCTTTCCGTGGGTATTCACTGGTTGCCGGTTGGTGTGGAGGGGCGAACGGTCGAGGGTGTCCTGATGGGAATGCGGAGCGAACTTTCTGACCATGTCTGGCAGGGATTAGTTCAGTCGGCTTGCCGATATTGTGGTGAGAACTATGTTTTCGATGTCACTGGATTGAAGTCAGAGGAAGCGTTTCGACGTCCGTTTCAAGTAGGGTTTGTGAGGATGTATGATATGAGTCATGATCGAATTGATCTTCTTCATAGTGCGGATGTTCACAAACATGCGCATGTAGTGGGGGATAGTGTGTCGTTTGATATTGTTTTACCGGAATTTATTGATGGTACCAATCCAATTTCTGGGTGGTCGGCGGTTCTGGGTGCTCTTACTGATTCCCGCGAGTAG
- a CDS encoding ABC transporter: MSAAPALVRSLKAEVRKTVGLPGVWLGAALAVVLPLLIEYYTDHDLAARLAAGDPDAPARLGDVGVIGLYVGTTGIVVLAVSVVVSEYASDPRVSGASSAPRQVATTMLVLPRRGASVAAKLLVVLGAATVLLATAWAGTFALCRHLLGANVPFELVPWWMLTGILTWWVFSALASMALAMVTRSALVSMTALVAMSTMLSPGVLLIRSTDAARFLPDTAAVRLIANPTTLNYDRLVELLSIPMAAAVCAAWAGGCAAVCCWVWMRRDA, encoded by the coding sequence ATGAGCGCGGCGCCGGCACTAGTGCGCTCCCTCAAGGCGGAGGTGCGCAAGACGGTGGGTCTGCCGGGGGTCTGGCTGGGGGCTGCGTTGGCGGTCGTCCTGCCGCTCCTGATCGAGTACTACACGGATCATGACCTGGCGGCGCGGCTGGCGGCCGGAGACCCGGATGCGCCGGCGCGGCTGGGCGACGTCGGCGTCATCGGACTGTACGTGGGGACGACGGGGATCGTGGTGCTGGCGGTGAGTGTGGTGGTCAGCGAGTACGCGAGTGATCCGCGCGTGAGTGGGGCCTCCAGCGCTCCACGTCAGGTGGCGACGACGATGCTGGTGCTGCCGCGGCGCGGGGCATCGGTGGCCGCGAAGCTGCTCGTGGTGCTGGGGGCTGCGACGGTGCTGCTGGCGACGGCGTGGGCAGGAACTTTCGCGCTGTGCCGGCACCTGCTTGGGGCGAACGTGCCCTTCGAGTTGGTGCCGTGGTGGATGCTGACGGGGATCCTGACGTGGTGGGTGTTCTCGGCGCTGGCGTCGATGGCGCTGGCGATGGTGACGCGCAGCGCGCTGGTGTCGATGACGGCTCTCGTCGCGATGTCGACGATGCTCTCGCCGGGGGTGCTGCTCATCAGGTCCACCGATGCGGCCCGGTTCCTGCCGGACACGGCGGCGGTGCGGCTCATTGCGAACCCGACGACGCTCAACTACGACCGGCTCGTCGAGCTGCTGTCGATCCCGATGGCGGCCGCCGTCTGCGCGGCGTGGGCGGGCGGGTGTGCGGCGGTGTGCTGCTGGGTGTGGATGAGGCGGGACGCATGA
- a CDS encoding ABC transporter ATP-binding protein, which produces MIAIENLVKRHGAREVLHGVSLEARPGRVTGFVGPNGAGKSSTLRCLLGLDRADGGRALIGGRPYRELREPLRTVGAVLDGSGAHPSRTARGHLGWVASGAGISRRRVAEVLDVVGLSEAAGRRVRTFSLGMGQRLGLATALLGDPEVLILDEPVNGLDPEGIRWIRRLLRQRADAGGTVLLSSHVLAELAEVADDVVVIAGGRVRAAGTLEEVAAGYANLEEAFFSLTAPTGGETGSGAGGGAGQAGRTGRADRAGRTEREDGARS; this is translated from the coding sequence ATGATCGCTATTGAGAACCTCGTCAAGCGGCACGGGGCGCGGGAGGTGCTTCACGGCGTGAGCCTGGAGGCGCGTCCGGGCCGCGTCACCGGATTCGTGGGGCCGAATGGCGCTGGGAAGTCCTCGACCCTGCGGTGCCTGCTGGGTCTGGACCGGGCCGACGGCGGGCGGGCGCTCATCGGCGGGCGCCCCTACCGCGAGCTGCGTGAGCCGCTGCGCACGGTGGGAGCGGTGCTCGACGGCTCGGGCGCGCACCCCTCGCGCACGGCCCGCGGTCACCTGGGTTGGGTGGCCTCGGGGGCGGGAATCAGCCGGCGTCGGGTGGCTGAGGTACTCGACGTCGTCGGGCTGAGTGAGGCGGCCGGGCGGCGGGTGCGCACCTTCTCCCTGGGAATGGGGCAGCGCCTGGGGCTGGCGACGGCACTGCTGGGCGACCCGGAGGTGCTCATCCTCGACGAGCCGGTCAACGGCCTGGACCCGGAGGGGATCCGGTGGATCCGCAGGCTGCTTCGGCAGCGGGCCGATGCCGGGGGCACGGTCCTGCTGTCCAGTCATGTTCTGGCCGAGCTGGCTGAGGTGGCCGACGACGTCGTCGTCATCGCCGGCGGGCGGGTGCGGGCGGCCGGGACGCTGGAGGAGGTCGCGGCGGGTTACGCGAACCTGGAGGAGGCGTTCTTCTCACTGACCGCCCCGACCGGGGGCGAGACCGGCAGCGGGGCCGGCGGTGGGGCCGGTCAGGCTGGCCGGACTGGACGGGCCGACCGGGCGGGCCGGACCGAGCGCGAAGACGGGGCCCGTTCATGA